gcaaacacaatgtaagtaacttaatTTATGTCCCCCTAATTGCACTGAATACctctgtttatcctacagctagtgtatgcagtaatcatgagcctatgaaccagagttacactgttagcactgaggcggtgtgacctagtaggaagaccactctGTGCAGCTCACTCACATGAGcaagtctacttctgataagcttcccagtaaagcattaaaaacactcacttagataatacctttggtAGCAATAGATGGTTATAACATCTTCCGAAAATACAGAAATTCCAACGGGGGCGGTAttgcggtctatattcagaaccatattcctgtaaagcttagagacaatctaatgttaaatactgttgaagtaatatggctccAGGTttatctgcctcacctaaagcccattcttgtgggaagctgctatagaccaccatgtgtcagtatctggataatatgtgtgaaatgcttgataatgtatgtgatatcaatagAGGTATCttttctgggtgattttaaaTATTAACTGGccctcatcaagctgcccactcaataaaaaacttcaaactgtaaccaatgcctgcaacctggttcaggttgtcagtcaacctacaagggtagttacaaacagcacagaaaTTAAataatcaacatgtattgattacATCTTtaccaatgctgcagaaattagctttaaagcagtatccaaatctataggatgtagtgatcacaatatagtagccatatctaggaaaaccaaagttccaaagactTGACCTAATATAgtatataagaggtcatacaaaactttttgtagtgattcatatgttgatgtaaagaatatttgctggtgtgtaatgaggagcaaccataTGCTGCACTTggcacatttatgaaattgcttattccagttattaatatgcatgcacacattaatgaaattactgtaaaaactgtgaaatccctgtggattgatgaggaattgaaaaacggtATGGTTGAGAGGAATGAGACAAAAGGTATGGCAagtaagtctggcagcccaactgattggcaaacgtactgcaaattaagaaatcatctAACTAAACTagataaaaataaaaagcagCTATACTATCAAACAAAgatgaatgatagtaaaaagctttgggacaccttaaattacattttgggggaaaaaaaacaactCGGCTCCATCaatcattgaatcagatggctcattcatcacaaagcccactgatattgccaattagttcaattactttttcattggcaagatgagcaaacttagggatgacattcaagcaacaaacgctgacactacacatccaagtatatcagaccaaattatgaaagacaagtatTGGAATTTGGAATTCCaaaaagtcagtgtggaagagatCAAAATAATtgtgttgtctatcaacaatgacaatctggatggaaaattactgaggataatagcagacgatattgctactcctatttgccatatcttcaatttaagcctactagaaagggTGTACCCTTAGGCCTGgaaggaagcaaaagtaattccgctacctaaCAATAGTAAAGTCccttttactggctcaaatagccgaccaatcagcctgttaccaacccttagtaaacttcttgaataaattgtgtttgaccaaatacaatactatttcacagtaaacaaattgactttcaaacagactttcagcacacttatagggaaggacactcaacaaggaCAGCCcttacacaaatgattggctgagagaaattgatgataaaatgattgtgggggctatcttgttagacttcagtgcagcttttgacattattgatcatagtctgctgctggaaaaacgtgtgttatggctttacaccccctgctataatgtggataaatgGAGTTACTTgtgtaacagaacacagagggtgttctttaatggaagcctctcaaacataatccaggtagaatcaggaattccccagggtagctgtttaggccacttgcttttttcaatctttactaatgacatgccactggctttgagtaaagccagagtgtctatgtatgcggatgactcgacactatacatgatgtacagcgactgcaatgactgcaacacttaacaaagagttgcagatAGTTTTAAgttgggtggcaaggaataagttagccctaaatatttctaaaactataagcattgtatttgggacaaatcattcactaaaccctaaacctcaaacAAATCAtctaataaatcatgtggaaattgagcaagttgaaatGACTACTGCTTGGAGTAgccctggattgtaaactatcATGGCAACATTgaaacaacagtagctaagatggggagaagtatgtccataataaagctctgctctgccttcttaacaacactatcaacaaggcaggtcctacatgcaagaaatgttttgtcatacagtctgatataccacagctgtcagccaatcagcatttagggctcgaaccacccggtTTATAATAAAGTATATGTCACGGGCGTCATAAGAAACGGACCatggtgcagcgtggtgagcgtacatattcctctTTATTagaaatgtcgccaacaaaaccaatacaaaacgaccgtgacgctTAACAGGGCTATGAATGCCtctaacaaagttaactacccaccatgaaggagggaaaagggctacctaagtatgattcccaatcagagacaacgatagacagctgtccctgattgagaaccatacccggccaaaacatagaaataaagaaacatagaaaacaaaacatagaatgcccacccaaatcacaccctgaccaaaccaaaatagagacataaaaaggctctcagatcagggtgtgacagtatatATTAGGCTATCAATGAGCATGGCTAAGCTATTCTTCATAGTGCCAGTGAATTTTGACGTTGAACATTGCCAAATGCATCAGTTTAATTAGGACTAAATGTGCAATAAAAAAAGTATTGTCTATAGCTTATTTAATGAAACCCTGGCTGGCTGTTGATGTTCTaggtcagggctctccaaccttgttcccggagagctaccttccagtagggtttcactccaaccccagttgtaactaacctgttTCAGttgatcaaccagctaattatggAATCAGATGCGCTAAATCAGGGAGAGCCCTGTCCTAGACAATACATTGCAAAGCACCATCCCCGCTAAACGTTTTGGAAATGGCAAGTTCACTTTCTCATCCATAAACACAGTCAAGTGCAAATACGGTTAAGCAGCTCAAATCAGCAGGATGTGGGGCATTGTTATTAGGAAGGACGTCTATCATGGATGGATCGCTAAAATAATGATTAGGTTCACACTTCATCAATTTAAATATTATGGGGAGACCTATACATTTGGCAGCCAAGCACGAGTTATCAGTGTAGCCTATTATCGTCTACATATGACGTTGAAATGCAGTATATTCACGCCTACAATAAAAACCTCCAGGCTTCCGTCATGAGCAGGGTCGACCCTACCATTAGGCAAGATTTGGCCGCGGCACTTGAATTTGGGGAGGCATTTTGACAATTGGCTGGTGCCCCTGATTGGCTACTATACCGTCCGCGGTACCCCAGCCACAGCTCATAGAGTTGCTGCAGTTCCCGCCCCCACCCCATTCCCGCTTCTCCCCAAGTTCACTCCCACTATCATTTGTAGCTATggtgatgtatgtgtttataTGGGATTATCCAATTGTGAAACATTAATAAAAATGAATCTGCCAATTAAATgatggtatttaaaaaaaatgtttgtgacGAAAACGATTAGTGATTAAGGCAGTAGCCTAACCTAGCCTGTTAAAGTTAGCCAGCTACTACTAGTGGATATCATTTTAACTAAAAGTGATCTATAGAGACATGGTAGCAAATAGTTTTTGTCTCTTAGATTTGAAACAATCAGGAagcaaatatttttaaaaaacaatgacAAAAGAGGCACaatctctaaaccaaagaaattCACTGGTGAAATGTATCAGAGTGCAGCAATTATGGATActccccttttttcaattttcgcctaaaatgacatacccaaatctaactgcctgtagctcaggccctgaagcaaggatatgcatattcttggtaccatcaaaggaaacactttgacgtttgtggaaatgtgaaaggaatgtaggataatataacacattagatctgataAAAGATGGTAAAAAAAAAGTTGGTTTGTTCTTTGTactatctttgaaatgcaagagaaatgccataatgtattattccagcccaggtccATTTAGATTTTggtcactagatggcagcagtgttattaaagttttagactgatccaatgaaccattgaatttctgttcaaaatgttgtatcaagactccccaaatgtgcctaatttgtttattaataacttttcatgttcaaaactgtgcactctcctcaacaatagcatggtattctttcactgtaatagctactgtaaattagacagtgctgttagattaacaagaatttaagctttctgccaatatcagatatgtctatgtcctgggaaatgttcttgttacttacaacctcaggctaatgtgattagcatatgTTAGCTCAACGTCCTgcaggggacccaccgatcctgtagaagTTAAAGAAAAGGACTAAAAGGATATCTAttgtttgctttattttttttaaacaaatactTAAAATGTATCCAGATTATATCATGCGTTCTATAACAATGCTCAACTCAGTGATGCCTTAAAATGCCCGCGAAAGACGTGACTCCGATGCATATGGGGATATATTGATTCCTCTCTATGTCAACTGAAGCTAAACTGCAGCCTATAATATTCGAGGAGATTAAAAAAAGGGAAGCACTTCTGTTGTTGGGTTATACAACGGAGTAAGCAGTTGAAGCTTACAGTTTTCTGTGTCAGTAGagcctctgtctgggtggaaaggTAACCTTTGAAAGTGCCATGCTTAGATTCATAAGGATGTCTAAGATGTAATTATTTTTGTCTCACCTAGGGCGGCAGAACGTCCAGGGCATTGGGGATTTTTTCAATGTAATCAGATTTAAAATATTAGGCTATGTTATTGACATTGAAATTATTttatatagcctactaaccagatgtaaaaaaaaatgtgtttaatttgtAGCATAGGCCTATTAATTGTGCTGTTATGATTAAAAAGGTGAATTAGAGGAGGCAGTTTGGAAAAAGTAATCCTTTGTGAATCTTCCTCTGGAATATCGCACATGCTTGGATGTCAAAACCATAATCTCTAGTAATACCCATCCGAATAAGGCTATAACATGGAAAAGAATAGGCTTATCAGCGTAGAGTGCACTGCGTCATGCCATGGGATTCGTCAAGGCTGCACACAGCAGAAATATCACTGAAATATTATAGTTACTACACATCACCTTCTATATTCAAACAAAATAGGCCTTTTATAGGCAAATGAGCAGCATTATGCTCATGTCAGTCCTCTAGAATGCAAATGTAGTCTTCCAATaatgggtaggccgtcattgtaaaatacgtatttgttcttaactgacttgcctagttaaatacatcaAATAGAATGTTTAatgaggtgtgtatgtgtgtgcgcatcCGTTTTGGGAGTCGAGCAAGAGTCTGAGTAGACTCCTTTCGATTCCAATCACAGGAGTCAGAGTCGACTCGCCACTAAGTCGTgcaccactaaccctaaccacaagAGAGCTGCTCACATTTGAAATACCATTGTTTCATGTGGTAACGCGCTTGAGTCGCCTTCGTAGAAACGAAGACTGTTCTCAGGGAACGCCTGGTTGTAGCTAGATATGCTCGACTCGCGTCGGGGACAATTTTAgtttaccctaaacctaaccttaatctaattaggcaagtcagttaaaaactaaTTATTATATCAATAACGGCCTAACCCGgatggcgctgggccaattgtgcgcccctCATGGGACTCTTAATCaggttctgtagtgacgcctctagcactgagatgcagtgccttagaccgctgcgccactcgggagccccttcTTAGGTtggggacgtcccaaggattccggGTAGCAGAATTACGTCAAAAGACGCACTTATTTTATCTGAAGAAGTGGCGCCGATGGGCGATGGATCCCTTTGTTAATGTAAAGCACatgaggtgaaagagagagccACATCCTGTAAGCATACCCTCCCGTGTTCTTCGAATGTCTTGCATGGAAGTTACCTCTCCCGCGCTTAACACAAAGTTGCCTCAATTTGCATGTTTGTTCATTTTTTACGAGGAATAGTGTAGCGTATTACTATTTTCGTGTCGGGGATCATTCGGCAAAATAGACACAGCAGCAACAAGGTAACATGTTTTTTGTTTAAAATTATTCCACAGAACCTGAAACATTTTAAACCTATTTGACTCTCATAACGGAATTTGCTTTCTCTGCTGTACTGTATTGATACAAGAACAATATAAGACTTTCATGCCCTCCTGAACGAGAGCGCGTGCATAAGTGTCAACATTCTGTGGTCCTGTTTGTGTGCATACATTTCGAAATATGTTGAATGGGTGACGAATTTTAGTCCGCTCATTATGAATATTTTACTTTTACCATTATAAAGTTTTTTTATGGAATAATATTATAATACTATACATTTTGTATAGTTACAATTATTTTCTTCTTTGAGTCATCACACTATTTAATAGATTGCATACAGTCTAGGATCGACGTGATTGGTTGAGGGGAACATAAAGCCTAATATGTCAAAGTGATGCAAATTTATTTTGAATATTtactaaaatgtttttttatttttctcccaTTTTAGTACAAAAAGTCACTGCATCGAACAGCTGAAAATGCAATCCCACCTTGGTGGGTTATCCTCTAGATAAACCTGACTGGATACTCCATTTGTCAGCAGCACCCAATGTGCTTACCACATGATGTGTGACTTCAGGAGGGCTCAGGATTTGTTAGTCGTGAACACCTCTGGACTCTCCCTCCATTGTTTCTCCTTCTGTTTGCAATGTGTACGCCACAGGGTTTGACATGAAGAAAGTGGTCCATTGGTCAACGAAGGACGTGCTCCTGTGGCTGACTGATGTGGGAATGCAGGAATACTCAGAGGCCTTACGTCACCTGAACGGCAAGGGCCTCATGCAGCTCTCTAAAGCGGACTTCCAGACGGCTCCTCTGGCCCTTGTCACCTTGGACGGAGGCAGACAGCTCCTGGACAAGATGGAGACTCTCAGGACAGAGCACCACATTGAAACGCATAAAAACAGGCATGCCAACGGACACGCCATCTTGGCCGTCAACAGTGAGGTTAATGGGAACAAGCCCAAGAGGAATGGTGTGGTCAATGAGTTACACAAGGAGCGGATCCAGATCCCCATGCCTGAGATCACCCGCTCTCCATTTCCTGAGGAGTGGGGGAAGACGGGCGTGGCTTTTGTCTACGCCACGATCTGCTTCATCTTCACCACCATTATGATCTCTGTGGTCCACGAACGTGTGCCTGCCAAGGAGGCCACTCCACCCCTACCAGACAAGTTCTTTGACTTTTTCGGGCGAGTAGACTGGGCTTTTTCTATATGCGAAATCAACGGCATGATACTGATCGTCCTGTGGCTTCTACAGTGGGCACTGTTAAAATATAGGTAAATGACCAATATATGCTACAGTAATTCATAACGACTTGAATTAGAACATCCATAACTTATTGAATGATCCACTCCATGTTAAAGGATGTTCTGTAATGTTTAAGGCTGTGGCGGTCATTACGTTTTGCCAGGCaagttattgtcatgcaaatgacTGCCGGTCTCATAGTAATTACCTGTTAATTAACATCAACgcgtttagcatctccaggcatCCACGCATAGGCCTACAAGCCTCATACAAGCttgcctttggaacatctacatttctaaaaaaaagtataatacaTCAATTTAAtaaacaccatcacaataaatccattatttattttaggcaggtctaaagaaacatgatatgaagattTGTTTCTCTCCAGAAAAACAGAATATGAGATGGCCTACTCTGTTGTCTGGCTATGCGTCATGCCATAGGCTTTaa
This region of Oncorhynchus tshawytscha isolate Ot180627B linkage group LG25, Otsh_v2.0, whole genome shotgun sequence genomic DNA includes:
- the LOC112224281 gene encoding phosphatidylcholine:ceramide cholinephosphotransferase 1-like isoform X2; the protein is MKKVVHWSTKDVLLWLTDVGMQEYSEALRHLNGKGLMQLSKADFQTAPLALVTLDGGRQLLDKMETLRTEHHIETHKNRHANGHAILAVNSEVNGNKPKRNGVVNELHKERIQIPMPEITRSPFPEEWGKTGVAFVYATICFIFTTIMISVVHERVPAKEATPPLPDKFFDFFGRVDWAFSICEINGMILIVLWLLQWALLKYRCITMYITTLPVPGMHFKCSPKLFGDWASQMSRVMKMIAGGGLTITGSHHMCGDYLYSGHTVMLTLIYLFIKEYSPQKLWWYHWICWLLCAVGLFCILLAHDHYSIDVAVAYFITTRLFWWYHTMANQQKLKESSQSNFFSRVWWYRFFQYLEQNVTGIVPRNYQMPLSWRPPQWSQVKYSRIDTACP